From the Deinococcus sonorensis KR-87 genome, the window GGCGCGCAGGGCGTCGTCCAGCACCGGCAGGATCTTGGGCCCGGCCTCCACCAGATAGATGGTGAAGGGGGGCAGCCCACGCTCGCGGCTCAGCACCTCGTTGCGCTGCGCCAGTTCGGTCACCAGCTCCACGCCGGTCAGACCCGCGCCGCCCACCACGATGTCGCGGCTGCCCTGGTACCCGGCGTCATAGACCCGGTTCACGAAGCTGAAGATCGCGTCGGCGTCCCGCAGCTCCTTGAGCTCGGTGGAGTACTCGGCCAGACCCGGAATGCGGTAGAAGTTGGTCACCGAGCCCAGGCCCACCACCAGCGTGTCGTAGCTGATGCTCTGGCCGTCCTTGAGCTGCACGCTCTTGCTGTCCAGGTCCACCGACTCGATGTTGGCCAGCACCAGCTCCACGCCCGTGCCCTTGAGCAGCGGGGTCAGCGGCAGCGTGACCTTGGTGTTGTGAGCGGCGGCCTCGTGCAGCCGGGTCTCGAAGGTGTGATAGGGGTTGCGCTCCAGCAGCTTGACTTCCAGGCCAGGCATCGGCTTGAGCTTGGTGGCCACAGCGAGGCCAGCGTATCCAGCGCCAAGGATCAGGGTCTTCATCTCAGGTCTCCTCTTACTCGACTTCCACGTTCCGGTGATGACTCAGGGCTGTGAATGCTTTCACGATCTGAACTCACGGTAACAGCACATCATCATATTCCGTTCCGGTGCATCCGGAAGGAAGTCTCTTCCCATATTGTACACAAGACACGAAGTCCGCGCGAGGGGA encodes:
- a CDS encoding NAD(P)/FAD-dependent oxidoreductase produces the protein MKTLILGAGYAGLAVATKLKPMPGLEVKLLERNPYHTFETRLHEAAAHNTKVTLPLTPLLKGTGVELVLANIESVDLDSKSVQLKDGQSISYDTLVVGLGSVTNFYRIPGLAEYSTELKELRDADAIFSFVNRVYDAGYQGSRDIVVGGAGLTGVELVTELAQRNEVLSRERGLPPFTIYLVEAGPKILPVLDDALRAKAQQTLDEYGIKTLIGHRIMQATENSVTVQTADGQQSVIEAGKIIWTGGIQARDIVKGERLEKGPGNRIVVDATLRVPAYPEVFVVGDMGLGLNQDGKPVPTTAQHAGQQGRLTGKNLMRLMAGEELKPYEPNTLGEFVSLGGLMAVGWMKLPWNQKLAMTGGLAHVMKRASEWRWRSSIS